CGAGCTCGCACCGGTCGTCGAGAAGTTCGTGCTCGACGGCCAGCAGGCCAAGCTGACCCAGGCGTCGCTCGAGACGCTCGCCGTCATCGCGTACCGTCAGCCCGTCTCACGATCGCGCGTCAGCGCCGTGCGGGGCGTCAACGTCGACGGGGTCGTGCGCACCCTCGTCTCGCGGGGGCTCGTCGAGGAGGTCCCCGACCCCGGCGACGGCGGTGCGGCGCTGTACGCGACGACCCCGTACTTCCTCCAGCGCATGGGTCTCGACTCGCTCGACGACCTGCCCGCCCTCGCCCCCTATCTGCCCGACGCCGACGTCATCGACGAGCTCGTCGAGGAAGGACACTCATGACCGAGCACTCGAGGTCACCCCGCCAGCCCCGCAAGCCCGGCGGCCGTGCCGGGGGCCCCCCCGGGAGCAAGTCGGGCGGCAAGCCGGGAGGCAAGGGCGCCGGCCGCCCCGTCGCCGGC
This is a stretch of genomic DNA from Terracoccus luteus. It encodes these proteins:
- the scpB gene encoding SMC-Scp complex subunit ScpB, which produces MSDLDEQVGADPEVSGDADEAALDVRTLPGGLPAALEAVLMVVDEPVTEVALATALEQPVDTVREHLVALEADYTASERGFTLRQIAGGWRFYSRAELAPVVEKFVLDGQQAKLTQASLETLAVIAYRQPVSRSRVSAVRGVNVDGVVRTLVSRGLVEEVPDPGDGGAALYATTPYFLQRMGLDSLDDLPALAPYLPDADVIDELVEEGHS